A single window of Oreochromis aureus strain Israel breed Guangdong linkage group 5, ZZ_aureus, whole genome shotgun sequence DNA harbors:
- the igfn1.1 gene encoding immunoglobulin-like and fibronectin type III domain-containing protein 1.1 isoform X2, with translation MITQFMEELPEGMTTPDFTRKPIALTIQEGKFAFFKAKIVGTPTPTVTWSRANGEILFHPAVCQQKYDEATEEHTLEFPKVAPEDADTYKCFATNEYGRAVCTVVLNVIEVGFSKTKELQKAQIEETIDFRKQLKKRNPDGTREHKTMETEEKVWEILLSADKKDYERICAEYGITDFRGMLKKLNEMKKEREEEIAEFVTHISSLKPIEVKDDDYATIELDMDLKDPSSKIYLYKDGVMVPFSKEESDDLKHSLKQVGKKYIFKIKKLGTEDAGLYSVDVEGVNVFSTDFKVPPVDFAVKIQEIKAEEREDALFQCVLTAPMNEIKWYGKSALLSNSEKHEITVSEDKLIHKLIVRDCMPLDAGIYAAVAGIKSCNAWLIVEADKDPASKGKKAARKTTMAGGGNEEELLKIAKEQQEKYQKELEEKLELAKKAHAEKEAAGAATQEDEEAAKKAAAEAKAKAKAAARAKRAAAGKDGAPRKSKKKGAGAGSGAASADGTVGAGGAAGVGGPASAGGADGAVGAGGAAGVGGAAGAGGAGGAAGAGGAAGVGGAVGAGGAAGVGGAVGAGGAAGVGGAVGAGGAAGVGSAFGPGGAAGAGGTSGPGGAGGAAGAAGIGIAAGATAVAGAGSTSGIGAGGAGGAGIGVDGGASAGGQEGGHGAAAIGKGGAQGAAGVGVGGVEGEAFEEEDEYDSFEDSDEEFEEEWGEEGYVGGGGEEGGGGEGGEGGEGGEGGGKGGKRRKRVRAGPLVPDTVIDPGVHFHAGLSDCKAVIGEAAELECKVSSEDCVGVWYKDGEEIKSSEGLTISKDGTFHRLKIHKVTEEFAGKYKFEADGRKTEAEITVEDPPRFNAEDLKAFKTPVTVKKGHKATFNLAFIGREPIKIQWYHEGEELSEDANIKIEHSEGSSRLLLLKLQRKDSGEIKFKLKNEFGTVEALSQLVVLDKPTPPMGPLEIVEASSSAVEFKWRPPKDSGGSKILNYILERQQVGRNTWKKLGPIGPEAKYRDTDVDHGRRYCYRLRVETEMGISELMETEDIQAGTKAYPGPPSAPKVVSAFKDCITLSWSPPADTGGTGILGYNLEKRKKGSNLWGPVNPPNEMIRGKQFAVKDVVEGMEYEFHVSAINNSGAGEFSSPSEFVFARDPKKPPGKVSDFKVTDSTYTTISLSWTKPKDIEGVADEAKGYFVEIRLAENTEWDRCNLNAITMTSYTVKGMKSMGMYWVRVIAINEGGHGDPQELDNYHISMPPPVRPRFTDAKIKSFMVVRAGNSARFNINFEASPWPDVIWLKDGVPVSKKVTISNAEGTSQILIPSAERSDTGVYTIIVKNVVGQETISIEIRVTDEPKPPGPVELDENVHGTVTISWTESPDEKRDDRLHYMVTKRDSSKRTWNTIADRIFNNRFTACNIMPGREYQFRVYAKNDMGSSKPSESPKWLIPAKKEKFTVKVPESKACNLLCPPKFIVPLKMHTAPEGYECYMTCAIKGDPTPHVTWLRDNVSLNTNTNYLISNTCGVCSLLILRVGSKDTGEYKVVAENSLGRAESATKLTVRE, from the exons ATGATAACACAGTTTATGGAGGAACTTCCAGAGGGGATGACAACTCCGGATTTCACCCGCAAACCCATTGCTCTAACTATTCAAGAGG GTAAATTTGCATTCTTTAAAGCCAAAATAGTAGGAACCCCAACCCCTACTGTGACATGGAGTAGAGCAAATGGAGAAATACTTTTTCACCCTGCTGTGTGCCAACAAAAATATGATGAGGCAACCGAAGAACACACCCTTGAG TTCCCTAAAGTTGCTCCAGAAGATGCTGACACCTACAAGTGTTTTGCAACAAATGAATATGGAAGGGCTGTTTgcactgttgttttaaatgttattgaAG TTGGATTTTCTAAGACCAAAGAACTCCAAAAGGCACAAATCGAAG AAACAATTGACTTcagaaaacaactaaaaaaacg TAATCCAGATGGAACACGTGAGCATAAGACAATGGAGACAGAGGAGAAGGTCTGGGAAATTCTGCTCAGTGCAGACAAGAAAGACTATGAGCGcatctgtgctgagtatggTATCACAGACTTCCGTGGCATGCTAAAGAAacttaatgaaatgaaaaaagaacgAGAAGAGGAGATCGCAGAG TTTGTCACACATATCAGCAGTTTAAAGCCTATTGAGGTCAAAGATGATGATTATGCAACAATTGAGTTGGATATGGACCTCAAGGATCCCAGCAGCAAAATTTACCTGTACAAG GATGGTGTCATGGTTCCATTTTCCAAAGAAGAGagtgatgatctgaaacacagtttgaaacaagttggcaaaaaatacatattcaaAATCAAAAAACTAGGAACAGAAGATGCTGGACTCTACTCAGTGGATGTTGAGGGTGTCAATGTGTTCTCCACTGATTTTAAAG TACCTCCAGTCGACTTTGCTGTCAAAATACAAGAGATCAAGGCAGAAGAACGAGAGGACGCCCTCTTTCAATGTGTCCTAACTGCACCCATGAATGAGATCAAATGGTATGGCAAAAGTGCTCTGCTGTCAAATagtgaaaaacatgaaattacTGTATCTGAGGATAAGCTCATCCACAAATTGATTGTGCGGGACTGCATGCCTTTGGATGCCGGTATCTATGCTGCTGTGGCAGGAATAAAATCTTGCAACGCTTGGCTTATAGTTGAAG CTGACAAAGATCCTGCAAGTAAGGGCAAGAAAGCGGCTCGCAAAACCACCATGGCTGGAGGTGGCAACGAAGAGGAGCTGTTGAAAATAGCAAAGGAGCAGCAAGAAAAATATCAGAAAGAATTGGAAGAAAAACTGGAACTTGCAAAGAAAGCCCATGCCGAGAAAGAAGCTGCTGGAGCAGCAACCCAAGAGGATGAAGAAGCAGCTAAAAAGGCAGCTGCTGAAGCCAAAGCTAAAGCTAAGGCTGCTGCAAGAGCTAAAAGGGCAGCAGCTGGTAAAGACGGAGCTCCAaggaaaagtaagaaaaaaggaGCTGGTGCTGGAAGTGGTGCGGCCTCTGCTGATGGAACTGTTGGTGCCGGGGGTGCTGCTGGTGTTGGTGGGCCTGCCAGTGCTGGTGGTGCTGATGGAGCTGTTGGTGCCGGGGGTGCTGCTGGTGTTGGTGGGGCTGCCGGTGCTGGTGGTGCCGGGGGTGCTGCTGGTGCTGGGGGTGCTGCTGGTGTTGGCGGCGCTGTTGGTGCCGGGGGTGCTGCTGGTGTTGGCGGCGCTGTTGGTGCCGGGGGTGCTGCTGGTGTTGGCGGCGCTGTTGGTGCCGGGGGTGCTGCTGGTGTTGGCAGCGCTTTTGGTCCCGGTGGTGCTGCTGGTGCTGGCGGGACCAGTGGTCCTGGTGGTGCTGGCGgtgctgctggtgctgctggtATTGGTATTGCTGCTGGTGCTACTGCAGTTGCAGGTGCTGGTAGTACCAGTGGTATTGGTGCAGGAGGTGCAGGGGGTGCAGGCATTGGAGTTGATGGTGGTGCCAGTGCTGGTGGACAAGAAGGTGGACATGGAGCTGCAGCCATTGGAAAAGGTGGAGCTCAAGGTGCAGCCGGCGTAGGAGTCGGTGGCGTGGAAGGAGAAGCTTTTGAGGAAGAAGATGAATATGATTCATTTGAAGATTCTGATGAAGAATTTGAGGAGGAGTGGGGAGAAGAAGGATatgtaggaggaggaggagaggaaggaggaggaggagagggaggagaagggggtgaaggaggagagggaggaggtaAAGGAGGAAAACGCAGAAAACGTGTGAGAGCTGGTCCTCTGGTTCCAGATACAGTAATAG ACCCAGGAGTTCACTTTCATGCTGGACTTTCTGACTGCAAAGCCGTTATTGGAGAAGCGGCAGAGCTGGAGTGTAAAGTGAGCAGTGAAGACTGTGTGGGAGTCTGGTACAAAGATGGAGAAGAG ATTAAGTCATCTGAGGGGTTAACTATTTCAAAGGATGGAACATTTCACAGACTGAAAATTCATAAAGTCACCGAAGAATTTGCAGGGAAATATAaatttgaagcagatgggcgtAAAACAGAGGCAGAGATTACTGTTGAAG ATCCACCACGATTTAATGCTGAAGATCTGAAAGCATTCAAAACTCCTGTCACTGTGAAAAAAGGACACAAAGCTACGTTCAACTTGGCTTTTATTGGACGGGAACCTATAAAAATTCAGTGGTACCATGAGGGTGAAGAGCTTTCGGAGGACGCAAACATCAAGATAGAGCATTCAGAGGGGTCTAGCCGTCTACTGCTATTGAAGCTTCAGCGTAAAGATAGTGGTGAAATCAAGTTTAAACTCAAAAATGAGTTTGGCACTGTGGAGGCTCTCAGCCAACTTGTTGTACTGG ATAAACCTACTCCTCCAATGGGACCTCTAGAGATTGTTGAAGCCTCCTCCTCTGCAGTTGAATTCAAGTGGAGACCCCCAAAAGACAGTGGTGGCTCCAAGATATTAAACTATATCCTTGAACGACAACAAGTTGGCCGTAACACCTGGAAGAAGTTGGGGCCAATTGGTCCTGAGGCCAAATACAGGGACACGGATGTAGACCATGGCCGACGGTATTGCTATCGTCTCAGAGTGGAGACTGAAATGGGCATCAGTGAGCTGATGGAAACAGAGGACATTCAAGCTGGTACAAAAG CATACCCCGGACCTCCATCAGCACCCAAGGTTGTCAGTGCCTTCAAAGACTGCATCACTCTCTCCTGGTCTCCCCCTGCTGACACCGGAGGAACCGGTATTCTGGGATACAACCTTGAAAAGCGCAAGAAGGGCAGCAACTTATGGGGCCCTGTCAATCCACCCAATGAGATGATTAGAG GGAAGCAATTTGCTGTGAAAGATGTAGTTGAGGGCATGGAGTATGAATTCCATGTGTCTGCGATCAATAACTCTGGAGCTGGTGAATTCAGTTCCCCTTCAGAATTCGTGTTTGCCAGAGACCCTAAAA AACCTCCTGGTAAAGTCAGTGACTTCAAAGTGACAGATTCCACTTACACAACCATCTCCTTGTCTTGGACAAAACCCAAGGACATTGAGGGGGTTGCAGATGAAGCAAAGGGATATTTTGTGGAGATCAGGCTTGCAGAAAACACAGAGTGGGATCGCTGTAATTTGAATGCAATAACCATGACGTCTTATACAGTAAAAGGCATGAAGTCAATGGGTATGTACTGGGTAAGAGTCATTGCTATCAATGAAGGAGGCCATGGAGACCCACAGGAACTGGATAACTACCATATCTCTATGCCACCTCCTG TGAGGCCACGATTCACTGATGCCAAAATTAAGAGTTTTATGGTAGTGAGAGCAGGAAATTCAGCACGATTCAACATTAACTTTGAG GCCTCTCCTTGGCCAGATGTAATCTGGCTAAAAGATGGCGTGCCAGTGTCTAAAAAAGTGACCATCAGTAATGCAGAGGGTACATCCCAGATTCTCATTCCTTCTGCTGAGCGCTCAGATACTGGAGTCTATACAATCATTGTCAAGAACGTTGTTGGGCAAGAAACAATCAGCATTGAAATTAGAGTCACAG ATGAGCCCAAGCCTCCAGGTCCTGTGGAGTTAGACGAAAATGTGCATGGTACTGTGACTATTTCATGGACAGAATCTCCAGATGAGAAACGTGATGACAGGCTGCACTACATGGTGACCAAGCGTGATTCAAGCAAAAGAACATGGAACACCATTGCAGATCGAATCTTCAACAACAGATTCACAGCATGTAACATAATGCCAGGCCGAGAATACCAGTTCAGAGTCTATGCAAAGAACGACATGGGCTCCTCCAAACCCTCTGAATCGCCCAAGTGGCTGATTCCTGCCAAAAAAG AAAAGTTCACTGTGAAAGTGCCAGAATCAAAGGCGTGCAATCTGCTGTGTCCTCCCAAGTTCAttgtcccactgaaaatgcacaCAGCTCCTGAAGGGTATGAATGCTATATGACTTGTGCTATAAAAGGGGATCCAACACCTCATGTCACATGGCTCCGCGACAATGTCAGTCTGAATACAAACACTAACTACCTAATCTCCAACACATGTGGAGTATGCTCTCTGCTCATATTGAGGGTTGGGTCTAAAGACACCGGGGAGTACAAGGTTGTTGCAGAAAACTCTTTGGGAAGGGCAGAGTCTGCAACTAAACTCACAGTCAGAG AATAA